DNA from Amorphoplanes friuliensis DSM 7358:
AGCTGGGGGCGGTTGACGGTGAGGTCAGTGAGCGCGCCGGTTCTGCTTCTGGGGGCGAGGGCGGGGCGCGGGGTGCTGAGCGGGTTGGTGCTGGTGAGCGGGTCGAGCGCGTGGGTGCGGTTGATGAGGATGAGACGCCGTACGAAATCTTGGAAGATCTGACCGGGAACCGGGCGCAGGCTGCCGGGGACGATGAGCCACCGCAGGTGGGCACGCGGGCGTGAAAGAGCGAGAATCGACGCCATGAGTGTGTTCGCCGACCTGGTCGGGCAGGACGAGGCTGTCGAGACGATGAGCCGGGCCGCGGCCGCCGCCGCCCGGATCGTCGCCGGTGACAACGTCACGGCCAACGGTGCGATGACCCACGCCTGGATCTTCACCGGGCCGCCGGGATCGGGCCGCTCGGTGGCCGCCCGCGCGCTGGCCGCGGCCCTGGAATGCGAACGCGACGGCACCGGCTGCGGTGAATGCCACGGCTGCCACACCGTGCTCGGCGGGACGCATGCCGACGTGCGCTTTGTGGTTCCCGAAGGCCTGTCCATCGGTGTGAACGAGATGCGCGCCCTCGTGCTGCGCGCCGGCACCGCGCCTTCCGGCGGGCGGTGGCAGGCCGTGGTGGTCGAGGACGCGGACCGGCTCACCGAGGCGGCCGGGAACGCCCTGCTCAAGGCGATCGAGGAGCCTCCTCCGCGCACCGTTTTTCTGCTCTGCACACCGTCGACCCATCCGGACGACATCTCGGTGACCATCCGCTCGCGGTGCCGGGTCGTGCCGTTGCGGCAGCCCCCGGCCGAGGCCGTGGCCGAGATGCTGGTCCGTCGTGACGGGATCGCGCCGGACGTCGCATCGTGGGCTGCGGCCGCCGCGCAGGGACATG
Protein-coding regions in this window:
- a CDS encoding DNA polymerase III subunit delta' produces the protein MSRAAAAAARIVAGDNVTANGAMTHAWIFTGPPGSGRSVAARALAAALECERDGTGCGECHGCHTVLGGTHADVRFVVPEGLSIGVNEMRALVLRAGTAPSGGRWQAVVVEDADRLTEAAGNALLKAIEEPPPRTVFLLCTPSTHPDDISVTIRSRCRVVPLRQPPAEAVAEMLVRRDGIAPDVASWAAAAAQGHVGRARRLANDPEARGRREAVLAVPRRLTGVGACFDAASALIAATETEAATAFAENDSTERAALEQALGAGGTGRGAAGAMRGSAGQIKELEKRQKSRSTRSQRDALDRALVDLAGFYRDVLVTNLRAPVAVVHSDIAQQSSAAAEKWSPESTLRRLEAILACRDAIEQNVKPKIAVEAMMLNLWRG